TTCGTCCGGCTCGTGAGGCTCTACGGGGCGCTCGGCGCCGGGAGCCCGGCCATCGACGCCGCGGACCCGCTCCAGGCGCCCGCTCACGACATCCTCGGCCTCCCGCGCCCCTTCGGCCCGCGGCCCGATCTCGGCGCCTTCGAGCGGCGAGGGCCCTGACCCCCAGTAGCTACGACTTGGGATCCGAACCGTCGGGACTCGATCGTCCGAGCGCGGGTCGCGACTCAGCGGGCTTGAGTTCTCAGCCCAACGACGCGCGAGATCCGCCCGAAGATCGTGTCGTGCGAGAGGAGGAGCGCATCTCGGTCCAGTGCGCACTGCGCCACGTGCGCATCGGGCGTCGACACCGAGAGCCCGCGGTCGAGCAACGCTCGGCGTAGCTCGCCGACGCGCACCCAATGCTCGAGCGGCGTTTCGTGCAGCGGGATTTCGGCGACCAGTCGGACGATGGCCGAGCGGTCGCGAGGTCGGCGCGCCCCGCTGATCAGCTCGGCGACCACGAGCGGCGGCAAAACCACGATGCCGTGCTTGAGGGCCTCTTCCAGCGCGGGCTCCGCGTGGCCCGCAAAGAACTCGATCCAGACGGACGTGTCAGCGACGACGCCGCTCACGCGACTGCTCGATGTCGATCGCCAGCCGAACCCGTCCCTTGAGCGCCATCGCTCGATCGTAGACCCGAGTCCGGCGGACGAGGCGGAGCCCTTCGATGACCGTTTCCGTGATCCCCGCCCGCGTCACGCGCATGGCGTCACGCAAGAGGTCGTCCGGGAGGTTGGCGGTGATCCGACGTGCCTTTGCCATATGGTAATACTAACGCCCATCATGACGCGCGTCAATACCGCGCCCTGCATTGATCAGGGCGACGGGCCATGCCCTATCCAGGCCGACGACGGGCATTCCGCGCCACGACATCCTGGGCCTCCCGCGCCCCTTCGGTCCGCGCCCTGACGCCATCCGCCGGGGCCGGGAAATACTGCGCCGTCGCGACGCTCCCCGTGCGTCATTCGCGGCGCTGGCATCGTTGACTCCGTCGAGACCCCCGGGTACGCTGGAGCTCAGGCCCGCATCAAGTCGGCACTGACCGACAGACGGGAGGGGATCGGCCGAGGTGGGCGACGCTTACATTGCCGGGGCGGCGATGACGCGCTTCGGCCCGCGGCCGGAGTCGCTGGAGGACCTGATCGCCGAGGCGGCCCGGGGCGCCCTGAGCGCGGCGGGGCTGGAGCGCCCGGACGCCCTCGTCGTCTCGGTCATGAATCCCGAGGAGTTCATCGGGGAAGCCAACTTCGCCTCCCACCTGGCCACCTACCTCGGCCTGGCCCGCACTCCGAGCCTCCGCGCCGAGACCGCGACCTCGTCGGGTGCCGCGGCGCTGTTCACCGCCTACGCGGCGGTGATCGCCGGGTTGTACCGCGCGGTGCTCGTCGTCGGCGGGGAGAAGATGACGCACCTGCCGACCCCGCGTGTCTCGGAGCTGATCGGCCGCTCCATCGACGCCTACGAGCGCTCGTACGGGGCGACGATGCCCGCCCTGGCGGGCCTGGTGACCCGGGCCTGGATGGCCCGCACCGGGGCGGCTCTCAAGGACATCTCCCTGGTGGCGCTGAAGAACCACGCGAACGGGTCCCGGAACCCGCTGGCGCACTTCCAGACGCCGGTGACCCTCGACGCCATCATGGAGAGCCGGATGGTGGCGGATCCCCTGCGACTCTTCCACTGCTGCCCGATCTCCGACGGCGCCGCCGCGGTCGTGATCCGGGCCGACCGGGCGCCGGTCCGGATCGCCGGAATCGGCCAGGGCTCGGACTACCTGGCCCTTCGCTACCGCGACAGCTTCACCGGATTCCGCGCGAGCCAGGACGCGGCGCGGACGGCGTACCGCATGGCGGGGTTCGGGCCGGAGCGGGTCGACGTGGCCGAGCTCCACGACGCCTTCACGCCCTTCGAGCTGATCTCGATGGAGGACGTGGGGCTCGCGCCCGCCGGCAAGGCCGCGCGGATGCTCGCGCACGGCGAGACGGCGCTGGACGGCCGGCTCCCGGTCAACCCGTCGGGGGGCCTCAAGGCACGCGGGCACCCGCTGGGCGCGACCGGGCTGGCCCAGGTCGTCGAGCTCTGCTGGCAGCTCACCGGCCAGGCGGGCGAGCGGCAGGTCGAGGCCCGGGTGGGGCTGGCCCACTCGATCGGCGGGCTGGCCACGACCAACTGGGTCACGCTCCTCGAGGCCGCCGGATGACCACCGAGTCCATCCCCGCCTCGCGGTGCGGCCGCTGCCGGCGCCTCTGTGCGCCTCCGGCCCGCTACTGCCCCGACGACGCGACCCCGATGCAGCCGGCCCAGGTGCCGGCCTACGGCGAGGTGATCTCGTTCACGACGCTCCACTCGCCACCGACCGGGTTCGCCTCGCCGCTCCACATGGCCCTCGTCCAGCTCGAGGGGGGCGTGAAGTTCTTCTGCCACGGCGCCGAGACCCGGGGCCTCAAGCTCGGGAGCCGGGTGGCGATCGAGGCCGTGGATCAGATCTACTACTTCTCGATGCTCAACCTGGGCGAGCGGGCGCTTCTCTTCTGGCGTCAGGGCGGCATCCGCGCCACCCAGCGGGTCGGGGCGTTTGCCCGCAGCGCCGTCAAGCGGCTCAGCCGCTGGCCGGGGTCCCGTCAGTGAGACCGCTGGAGGGGATCCGGGTCATCGATCTCTCCCGGGTGCTGGCCGGGCCCTACGCGACCATGCTGCTCGCGGACATGGGGGCCGAGGTCATCAAGGTCGAGGAGCCGGGCAAGGGCGACGACACCCGGGCGTGGCCCCCGTTCGTGGGCGGTGAGGCGACCTACTTCATGAGCGTGAACCGCGGCAAGAAGAGCCTCACGCTCGACCTG
The DNA window shown above is from Candidatus Methylomirabilota bacterium and carries:
- a CDS encoding PIN domain-containing protein, giving the protein MSGVVADTSVWIEFFAGHAEPALEEALKHGIVVLPPLVVAELISGARRPRDRSAIVRLVAEIPLHETPLEHWVRVGELRRALLDRGLSVSTPDAHVAQCALDRDALLLSHDTIFGRISRVVGLRTQAR
- a CDS encoding OB-fold domain-containing protein — translated: MTTESIPASRCGRCRRLCAPPARYCPDDATPMQPAQVPAYGEVISFTTLHSPPTGFASPLHMALVQLEGGVKFFCHGAETRGLKLGSRVAIEAVDQIYYFSMLNLGERALLFWRQGGIRATQRVGAFARSAVKRLSRWPGSRQ